In the genome of candidate division WOR-3 bacterium, the window TAAATCAATTTTTAATTCTTTTTCCATAATTAATTTCTGAGGCAGAAAGTAAAGAGAATAAGGAGGAATAATATTAGCACTTATCAAATTCCCCTCTTTTTCAATATGTTTAGCAAGATGATAATCGAAAGATATAAAATCTTCTATAATTTGATTATCAATAGTAAATCCCTTAAAATGATCTTTTAATATACCAACTATTTGGTTTCCTAATGAGTTTTCTAATAATTTTCTTGCCGTGTTTTTTAAATCAGGATTTAAATATAAAAGATAATCTCTTTCATCAATTTTCCAATGATGAAAGGCAATTGCTGAAAGAAAGGTAGCGTATATGCCTTCGTCATTATTACAAATTTCCTTTATTTTCTCTTTATTTATAAAAAAGAGAGAAAGAATATTATGTCTTAAGGGAGGAAAATCAGGATTTTTAAGCGGAAAATTTTGGTTTCCAATTTCTTTCTGAAAATAAGGAGAGGCCTTTCCAATATCATGAAAAAGGGCTAAAAACTTCAATAGTTTCTCAAATAGCTCTTTATCAATATTAATTTTTATCTTATCAAAGGGTAAATAATTAATACATTCCAAAATATCTTTAACGTGTTCTTTTAAAGGTGTTCCGTTACTTTTAGCCCAAATTTCACTCATTATATTATTTTAGCAAAAAATAAAGGAATGTTTAATTCCCTATCTGCTAAAAATTCAAAAGGAGTTCCAAAATTAAAGGGAAAATCACCCTGTTCAAAAAGTTTAACAAGAACATACTTAAAATTTCTCATTCCATTTTTAATTTCGTAAAAAGAAGTAATAAAATGATAACTTCCTTTTATTTTAGTAAAGAATTTTTCAAATTCTTGCGGATAAAAATTTTTATTAAGCAAATAGGAAGGATGGGGAATCCAAGTGTAATAGTCAAACTGGCCATAAAAAGGTTCTTTTTTATCTTCAGCAACTTCTATAATTTTCATTGTTTCTTCTGGTTTCTCTTCAAATAAAATTAGGTCTTCTGCCCTTCCCAAATGTAAAGGATAAACTCTTTTTTGAGGATTTTTAAAAGTTTCTTTTAATTCTTCTAAAAATTTTTCATCAGGATGATAAATATAAATTATGAGTTTTACGTTTTCAAGAACGTCTATTCTTGTTGGCATTTGGCCGCCGGGATGTTCTGGTATATGGTCGATAGTTCTCTTATCTTCGGAACCAAAGCGGTCTTTATGAGAATTTTTTTCCAGATTTCTAAGCCAAAGATATTCTCTCGTTAAGGATTCAAACTTTCCATAAATTGCCAAAGATAGACCTTCTTTTAGGTTCTTAAATTTTTCTTCTTCTTGATTCTTTATTCCCAAAAGATTACAAATAAATCCAACAACAGTTGAATAAGGCGGAATAGGATAGGTATGTCTTCTGGAAAAAGT includes:
- the cas5b gene encoding type I-B CRISPR-associated protein Cas5b produces the protein MEILRLKIFQPHAHYRIPFTFSRRHTYPIPPYSTVVGFICNLLGIKNQEEEKFKNLKEGLSLAIYGKFESLTREYLWLRNLEKNSHKDRFGSEDKRTIDHIPEHPGGQMPTRIDVLENVKLIIYIYHPDEKFLEELKETFKNPQKRVYPLHLGRAEDLILFEEKPEETMKIIEVAEDKKEPFYGQFDYYTWIPHPSYLLNKNFYPQEFEKFFTKIKGSYHFITSFYEIKNGMRNFKYVLVKLFEQGDFPFNFGTPFEFLADRELNIPLFFAKII